A single genomic interval of Sphaerodactylus townsendi isolate TG3544 linkage group LG08, MPM_Stown_v2.3, whole genome shotgun sequence harbors:
- the TEX36 gene encoding testis-expressed protein 36, translating into MPKGRRANPSTARDGAWFQHSTPPQIYPESLTASEQKQILNLETVRQIENRLPLIYKLREKKPVNTFPFSVHDNRDCLLNVGEYLDSGQGRRKFKRETCQHYVQDSFLIHEPILSSTSYRTVYETSFVPYPNTEQPFPGRFPKSHIERAKALNPASKNDCVWFSECRTSPNYLIPDDPVTSTLPDPKELPDQQMME; encoded by the exons ATGCCCAAGGGGAGGCGAGCCAACCCCAGCACCGCACGGGATGGCGCCTGG TTTCAACATTCTACACCGCCGCAAATATATCCCGAATCTCTTACAGCCAGTGAGCAAAAACAGATACTAAATCTAGAAACTGTTCGTCAAATTGAAAACAGATTGCCACTGATATATAAACttagagagaag AAACCAGTGAACACATTTCCATTTTCTGTCCACGACAATAGAGATTGCTTACTGAATGTAGGCGAGTACTTGGATTCT GGGCAAGGACGAAGAAAATTTAAGCGCGAGACATGTCAGCACTATGTGCAGGACTCTTTTTTGATCCATGAACCCATTTTGAGCAGTACTAGCTATCGTACCGTGTATGAAACATCATTTGTTCCATACCCAAACACAGAACAGCCCTTTCCAGGCCGATTTCCCAAAAGTCACATAGAGAGAGCCAAAGCTTTAAATCCTGCTTCTAAGAATGATTGCGTATGGTTTTCAGAATGCCGTACTAGTCCTAATTATTTAATTCCTGATGATCCTGTTACAAGTACTCTCCCTGATCCTAAGGAACTGCCTGATCAACAGATGATGGAATAA